A stretch of DNA from Solenopsis invicta isolate M01_SB chromosome 5, UNIL_Sinv_3.0, whole genome shotgun sequence:
taagttaaattatttagtttCAGCAGTTTCTGGACTTATGATGAATacaatatatgcatatatacagAGTGCACCAGTAGAATCCGGACAAATCCATTGTCAGTTTTcagaatcatttattttaataaaaaataacaatcgtatgaaaaatatttttatatttgggtTAAAGCATCcctaagaaacaattttattctatatagtCCTCTACTTCGATGACCGTTTCAATTTTGAGCCGAAAGCGCGCGCATGCCTTTGTCAAAATTTCCTTCAGTATACTCGCGAATGCAACGTTAGGATGTCGAGTCTTGTTGGAGTGTCCTTCAAATATGCTGCACACGAAATTATCCAGCGGATAAAGTCCGGGTTGTTAGCAAGCCAAAATTTCTTACTTCGACACATGCTCATGTTTTCGAAGAGCCGATTCTGCACTAAGTGGCCATCTAAGAACCTTCTTCAGACTCTTCGAAAGCCGTATAGCGATGAATCATATCGGAAATCGTCGATTTCGGGTAATCAGAGAACTTTATTATTTCGGATATGGTACGTCCAGCGCGAAGATTTTCAACAAGCACGGCTCTTCGGTTATATTCTGGACACTGCTTAACCAGCTCGGtcatgacaaagttatgttttTGTTCCCAATGGATGAATTGAATGCTATTTAGATGCCGGCTCACAAGTTATTATAtggcaaaaattttaatttgaaaattgtccAAATTCTACTGgtgcaccctgtatatatttgaCCACGAATAGAACGATGTATCGTTTTTTCCAGGTACGTTCTAGTAACTAGTAAATATGCCGAGTACATATATAACACTGCAAATACTGATCTTTCTTATCAAAAGCAATATTATTAATCCGTAAACGTTTTTTGCAATCTAAGGTTTGTGGACATGGTTCGATCATGTTACGGTTCGAGCCTTTTTCTTGAGTTTTTCAGTTTAATGATCCTGTTAGGCACCACAATGGTACAAGTAAGTGATTCCACACGGATCAtctgaattaattaatatattaatgttaagtgaaattattaaataagattcAGTTACGATGAGATCGCGTTGCagtaagaattaaattaaacagcAATCAACACAGTCTCTCGTTTTGctgtttagataattaaattttccggAATGTCGGACCGGCCAATGAGATCAGCAGCTTACGTCACTGGACAAATAATGTACATGTTTATGTATAGCTACATGGGCCAGCAATTAATTGACAAGAGCTCACAGCTGTCCATGAAGATGTAAGTGTCTGCAAAACGCACATACATTATCGTTCATGATGAGGAATAAGATTTTCTTGTActtcatgaaaaattaaatatgaaaaaaatataaaaaattttcgaaaaatttatacgAATTAAGTTGGTTATACATTATAaccaacatttttttactttttttttcgtaaatttttcaatttcaaatataaagaattttatgagaaatgaggatttacacaaaataatcaatatcaTTGCGATAAATTATTgcatcaattaaaaaaaaattttataaagcttAGAAagcctattttaaaataagttttttgttaatatttgttCGATGATTTCATCAAACTTTAAcaattcaaagtaaaaaaaataaaatggtaatttctaattttatgtaatttaaaaacaaaatattgtaaagacAAATCTAAAAGACAAACTTAAAATTCTTTTcacttttcaataaatttttgaaaatttctctacgattatTTTTACCGAGATACTTAACTTTTTGTAAGATGCGAGAAAATCACAAATGTTTTCACTTGACAGTAAAACTTTCAATCGCTATATATCGtacataaatcaattaatatgcatgtacatgttttatattaatatataatctttgATCTTAAGAAAGAAGTAACATTTTCTCTTTCACACGATTTCATTAAATGGACTTTGACATCAACGTAAACTTTTAGATATTCTGTAAGATGGCAAAGTATAGCTGTATGCAAGCAAAAGATGATGTTATTTGTTATGTTAAAATGTATGCATACAATTACTATTAACGCGTACAACATTTTCTATCTGAGCTTAGAAAGTTTTTCATCGGTAAGCAAAAATGAGgccgatattaaaataaaattatgacaaCCTACAAATTCTGTTTTAAGATCGTACAGTCTGCCATGTCGGTTTGTATGCTGCTGAGACAAGTGTGAGGCTGTTCATGAACGATTTGAAAAATAGTATTTGTGTATAATTAGTGTGTGAAATTATCGTGCAATACATTTTTCATGTTTTGCGCCTCAGGTATcgttctgtttttattttatacccAAATACGTTCATGTGAAGAGAATTATCGACATGCAAGAGCCAACTCTTTCTAACAGATTGAATTTTTATTGCacattaaagatatattttaatttaggtGATATTAGATATGCTTTCAATCACTGAAGGGAACGAAGTATAATAACACAAGACAGAGAGTTTTCTTTGAGAGAGAAAAGGTTTTCTCAGTAAACTGCGAGtgcaacaataaaaattaaaacataataatgtaaattttatatttacgataACGAGGATCTCGATAGAATTATTAGTTAGTAATTACTGTAATGAACATTGATGTACCGTTCCGTTCATACTCAAGAGAAAacgtttttgatatttttctaaagACCAACGTAAGACTTGTTTTAATGAATGATTTTCTTATCAGtcattctttgaaatattaagATTGTGAACCATATTAGCTACTCAACGCGAATATTTCAAATAGAATCGCGGGAACTTACGTATTATACTGGTTCTTTCTATTAAAAGACAGAACAATATACTACgactaaaaaaaagtaaataaaagaaatagtgagttatttaaaaatataaaatattacttggTTTAATTTAAGCTAATTTTTCTACGAATTCTGAAATGTTGACTTTTTATTAGATGTCTCattcaagtaaaattaacattaataaattgtgattgacatatatttttctagaaTATGTTCAATCATAATGTATAATGCTGCAAAAGATTTTGGCATTCTAAGAAGTAACTTAggcattctacataattattttgataatttaataaaattattttcaaattatatccaGTTGATggtttagatattttagcaaaatcgtgTAGCAAATGACAAAGgacaatttacatttttatgtgtgGCTACATAAACCAACATCtaacaagggcaccacacacaacccgggtcaccgattttgatgaaactttacagttatgtagtattagtatagaagtactaaatgctaaacggagacgatgcactactcaaccgttgacgtgaaatcgttgtttgaatttcaccatatagctttaataccgtaatattgaaggagtttggcaagtagcagcgtggtgtggcggacagcgcgagcgcctatagttttgcaggtcgcggccgtcgcgggttcgagtccacaagttttttttttttcttttacccagtactcttattgttacaatatatatatatatatatatataataaaatatataataaataatacacagatatagatataataatacgcaaaaaatcttctctgcattcgaacttttgttagtttactttatatacatttatatatatatatatatatatatatatatatatatatatatatatatatatatatatatcacacatagatttatatggatggcgagatatttatatgatatatttgattgtgagagttaatatgcatatttatttatgtgtaagtacaaaaacaattacaaatgaatttattcgtcgtcttgctgtgtaattttgcacactttcgggtgatgataatcataaaaacaagtaaaacataaaactgatttacaccacgaacattttataaatccaatttaaatccaattttttttttttatttattatatattttattatatatatatatatatatatatatatatatatatatattatatatatatatatatattgtaacaataagagtactgggtaaaagaaaaaaaaagaaaaacttgtggactcgaactcgcgacggccgcgacctgcaaaactataggcgctcgcgctgtccgccacaccacgctgctacttgccaaactccttcaatgttacggtattaaagctatatggtgaaattcaaacaacgatttcacgtcaacggttgagtagtgcatcgtctccgtttagcatttagtacttctatactaatactacataactgtaaagtttcatcaaaatcggtgacccgggttgtgtgtggtgccctATCTAAGTGAAGCATGcagttatctaaaaaaatataaacatcacAAAATACCTTGGTACGTctggaatataattatatacagttcATTTTTCGtgcattataacaaaaattattagtatttagtattttttacttatcgtgcatttttattttggacCATTAAATAGACAATAGATAAATTGTCAAATTGTTACATCCTTTTCATACTATACAAAATTCATCTATTATTCATACTTGCATTTAAACGTACTCGAACACATAAGTATGcacatatattttgttaaagataCAACATAAATGTATAGAAGCAAGTGTAACACGTCAAGGTTGCTGTTAACACGTCAAGGTTGctgtaaaatcaaaaaaatttaagttattaataatatagtgGATATCTATTACATATTAAAGAGATGTGTGTTAACGTAATTCTCAGTAAATACTTAGATGCGTTAAATCATCACTGGAAGGAACGAAACATGGTGAGATAAGACATAGAAGTTTTCACAACCTTGAAGAAATAAGAGATTTTCTCGGTAAACTGCGATTATGAcagtacaaattgaaaatataataatacagttTTATGTACTGTAGCGAAGGTATCGATAAACATGATCACCATTTTACCAGCCGTTATTTTGCATGGCGTTAATGTTCTGTGCATTATTAGAAGAAGTTTTTGACATCTTCGCGACGTATAGCACCAATTTGCTCTGCAGCTATTGAGAAACaaggtaaattaaaattaatacgattaatataaagttagccaatatttaaatttatattcaatttttatcttgCCATCTGACAAATTGAAAGACAGTTTTCTAAATTAGAAAACTATCTTTTGATTCGTCtttgttacatattaaaaaattcaataatattaaaattgaagtaCGGTCATATAAATGTGcgattatttataacaattgtaaataatacgctagaacataaagaaattatactttttcttcgaaggtttagaaaaaaataaaaatcaggaTAGTATAAATAGATAAACTACTAATTTATACGAGTTTATACGACTACTAATTTCTGCGTTCTTACATAGATTCGTACGGAAGGACGCTGTAGTCTAATAGATAGATTGAGCTTGCCAGAAGTGAAAATACATATGAATTAATTGCCCAACATACATAAAAGCGGGCGCGATGATGTCACttgcgtttttatttaaattcatcaaCACCTAAAATTCACATTTAATtgcttttgtactttttttaattgacgTATTGGCtagtcaaaattttatattgcgatTACTGAAgacagttattaatattattctcaAATTTTCCGTTCGCTGCTATTAGAACGTAAAAcgtaatcataaaattaattataagtttctgaaatttaaaagagactctttaaataaaatgtatatttaaagtgtattttttgtatatataaagtgtatatttaaagtgtaaatttaatataaatttgacacaaatatgtgatatttattatacagtTTAAATAACTGTATATTAAACATCAGATCATACGAAGAAAGAAAACACAATCAGTAACTTTGCAACGCAATAACCAGAGTGTAAAGAATTCTCTTCTTTGGCACATTCTCCTTTCAGTGTATATACCTCGGGGATGAAAATAAAGCAGAATGCAAACATCATCACAAAGCAAATGCATTTATCGCAAAGTCTATCATACGGCCATAATCCTGCAATAGTCAAGTATAATCTAAGAATATGGTAGTCCGGGCTTTGCACAATGTCTTTCTTGTCGTTCATTTTTTGGAATAAGAAGATTGCTATATCAACTATTCCATGTGAACGTTTGACATTCGACAAATTGTGGAAGATTACAACAAATTGCTTATCGATCCTTTTCATTTCTTATTCGGCAGTATCATCGTAATTGCGCTGACAAATAAGAAAGCGATTGTCTGTCTGTGTTTCAATCTTTtccattttgcatttttaaagataatgattttttgtCGCTCCGAAAACACcactttcatttattttcgtatTTCGTATTACAATGTGACCAAGTTTCAAATGCGACTTGTAATGAACACTTTCGTTTCAGAAAAGACTGACTTTTACAATGCTTTCGaatgattgaaaaaaatcaaattacatAAGTACGATGTGAGAAGATAAGATGCTGTTACTTCAACATTATTTAACGAAGCCTAATTTCTTCAAACTCCGAAATTTGTTGGGTGTCATAAAATTGACAAGATATACAGTGCTACTCTTAATAAATCGATTTTACAATTCACATATGTAAAGGTACGTATATGGAGTTCAATAATGTTGACGGAGAACgtgaataaagaatataaatcgCGAAATGTTTGATAGTCCTGATTAAACACACTGAGGGATAGTTGAgccatgaaaataattatcaaataagattatgtattattaaaaaaagaacaatataattgtatattaattatattttttgtatattaattatattaattacagtcTTTGTctctctttataattttataaataattatgttttttaaatgcattaataacaaaaataaaaaaaatctcattctttacaaaaagaaaaatatcaaatctgtatttgttaatattatataaaagttctaataattaaaataactaaaccACTCAcaaatcacaaaaaatatttgttttattaataacaatttaaataaaactattaagTTAAActcttaaaactaaaataaagaatattttctctcagtgaaaaataataaatctttaaaaaaaatataaaaatctttaaaatttaaacatttcatattatattttttaaattaaaatttagtcgttatcattaatttttataattttggtaATTTTTTGCTGCTGGAAAGAAGGAGGACCGAATGCCTGTCaacctgtatacatatataaataaaattaattggctCAACTAGTCCTTTAAAGCGAtgttaactaaaaaatttatttataattaataagctGTAAATAAAACATCTACttaaatattatagttaaaaacTATACTAATggcttatgtaaaaaaaaatcttgtatttattaataactttaattattttacagacCAAAAAGAATAATCACCTGATTACTTTCACTaccgaaaaaacaaaaatgtaattcaCCCGCTAATGGCCGGACGCAGACTAACGTATGCAGCGCAGTAGTTTTCGTCTTCGCGCGTTCTCACATGGGCATCGACATGTGCTATGGTGAGATATTTCCATATGCCCAACTTGCCCTGGACTACcctacaattatacatatataattatatataaaaaatttctttccaaGTATTATCAGTCAATTCCTTGTCCGTCGCAGCATAactgtaattaaattatgaaattgatacGTAATTATTTCCCGCGTATAATTATGTCATCCCTCACAGTTGCTATGGTCTTTTGACGTTATAAAGTCACAAAGAAACTCCGCCGGAGTGGCTGCAAGAAAGCTTCCAGCAGCCATATCGCCGATCCTAAGCCTGGATGAAGAAGGAAGGTTTAAGGGTGAGATTAGTAGCCTGCCCACTAGAAAAAAACCAAGATACTCATAAAAACAACAATGTTGCCTCGGACAAGGATGGACATCGACATCACAGGAAGAATAAGAGGACAGTGCAAGTTGGGAACAACAGGACTAAGTCTTAACaaacaaaaaagaagaagaagaaaaaagtcatAGAGTGACAACTATTATATTTCACTATAACGCTTGAAGTCAATAGCGCTTTTTACGTTCATCAAGCAAAGCTAACACTAAATTGAATTGTCGAGTTGcgtcttatataaaaattttatttttaaacaattgaggTCATTGCGCAAGGAGTCGTGCGGCATTTCGCTTTCGAAttacaatgtttacaattttttaatgtcataaaaattatacaatatttagagAAACatcttatattttcaatatgtttgacaattaaaataattcgagTCAATCGCTGCGTAAAGATATCACGATTATTCACGTGCggacatgatttataattttcttttaacaagtttgaaactattttaaaaataactcagaTCATTCTTTCGCTGAAACTGTGGTAAAGAGTACGAGTGGATAAGTAAATTTTATGATGTTAAAAAGCTGAATTGTAAAGATGCGTTGAAGTTATGAATTGAAGGAACGCATCATCGTGAAATAAGAcatcattgtttttaaaacctttgacagaaataaaatttaagtttttctttaaacacacataaaaagaaattatggaaTCGTGACTATAAGTACAATTTACTTACCGTGCCAAAGTTTTCAATAGTTAAGGGCACGACTTTGCCAGCAGTTATTCTGCATGGTAACACGCTTCTATTCATGATTAAGAAAAGAAGTTTTCGACACCTCCCCGAAGTGTAATACCAATTTGATCTACAACTGCAACTCAGAACAAGATTATTTGAAAGCCGTTCTGCACGGAAAGAAAGATTTTATTCAAGTatcttatctaaatatttaactggatacagatcttacaatttttttggactatcaaaataattgtgacggataaacaatgctgtaaaaaattttgacattcttcCTAACAGCACACTTCATTCAGGGGATGTCCCAGGGATGTCCTTAGGACGTACGGATGTCCCACGGGCGTCTCATGAACGTCCCTGGGAGATCTGTGGTGTTAGGACTAGCAATTCAGTTTGAGAgtgcaacataattattttaatggcattacaatattattatcatatctgtatccaactaaatttttagatactttagcaaaaccgttcttcccgcgtatgtaagaaaaaatatagaatagttatataataataacaaaaagagTTTCACTGCTATCGCACGTTTGTGAAAAAAAAGGTATTcaaaaaatgatgaaaagatgaattatgaaattatgaatTGCGTGTCTTATATTCAAAAGAATTACGATAATTCGGTAGCACGCTAAAGAAATCATGTTCTTACACTGATTCGTAAGGAAGGACGCTGTAATCTATCAAAAATTGAGCTGGCCAGAATTGAAGGAAGAGATGAATGAGTTGAGCGATGTAGATAGCCAAGGGTTCTACGATATCTTTCGCGTCGTTCAAGTTCAGAACGacctgaaatatattttaatagatttctAAAAATCTTGAGATTTTCGTCAAGCATGAGTTATTTTCGCTGACTCTTCTTCGATCGCGATATTTTTTGTTAGcgacaaattttattgtatggtgcaacataaaagagaaaagatattCGCATACCTGTATGCCGATCATGCTGCCGCCAATCATGTTCAGACAAACGCTGACCAGGAATATATTTGTGAACGTAGACTCAATTAGTTCCGCGAATCTGCGGAAAACTGAACGCGATTAAAGGCAACACACATGAGATTAAAGTTGTGCAATACATCTTGTTATAAAGTTATTAACACGCACTGTATCACATGCAGATGCTTGCGCAGGCAGTCCAAAGCTCTGTTGTAATTGTCATCTTTTACTTTGTCAGGTTTCAGATCGAAATTGCCGTCGTTGTCTTTGCCAATGTGTTCCAGCGTGTGTCTAGAAATCCGCTCAAATGATAATGCTCCTGGCGAGATCGAAACCAGCCGTTCTTTTTTTCAGTTGGGCTGGGTTCGAAGCAAGTCGAGATGGAAGACGAGATATCAGAACATATTCACATGTCGAAGATGAATGCAATCCATCTTCGTTGTAAGACACCATTTACTGTCTTTTCTTATCACATTTTGATTTGTAATTATCAATCTCCAGCGTGATACCCTTACCCAACAATCGCAAACATCCCGCATGCGTGGCGAATCAGAGCGATGTAGCAGGAATCAACCGCGATGGTGATGCTGATGTGGGAGAAGACAGCTAGGTAAGTGTGTATCGCCATTGGATACAAGTAGCGATCTAACGCTTCCCCGTATTCCACGCGAAGGGGTAGCTTCGCTTCCGCCACTAGGGTGGACACCGTCGCATCCGAAGTATCCTCCAGCAGCATCACCACGACGGATTTCAGTATGAGAAGAATTCCCACGCCCTGCATGAAGACTGGAAAGCGACGTACCCATTACATCGAGCGATCGCTGAAAGCTTTGATCGAGTTTTAGAGGAAGTGCGTGATACCTTCCACGCTAGATTTCAACAACGTACCTCCGTAAGTAAGTGTGATATACCGTCCGTACGTGGTGTGCCGCTGTAGAATAGATTTTTCTACATCCGTATTCAAAGATAACCAATCGTCCTCCATCGTTTTCAGACAGGTTttcaactataaatataaagaacGACAATATTTCTCACAACGTCGCTCGTCTTCGGAATTACTATTAATCCTCTGTACTATTACACATTATTAGACaattttgtcaaataaaatttaaaataaagtcagACGCATATACGAGCAAAACGTAATCGatcatttgaaataatttattctacgtgtgcattaaatgaaatataaatgaacaataataaataatgatgaatAATAAAACCATGAAGTTTGTTTCATGcgcatatttaaaaagaaaatataattaaacactcctaaaatttaatacaaacataGACTAAACCACATTTTAAATCTAATACACGTTGTTTTTTGCTCATGGCCTGCTTCATCAGcctgattttattttacattgcttTACAAATACGAACgatattctaaattttgtttGTCCTACGATTTTCTTCTCTTTAAAAAgctaaaagaattataattatttatatatagttttttttaatgaacaattatacaaatactttttagagatgttaaaatacatgtaagagtcattgaagaatttttgaatacttaaaaagaatgaaaattaattcggaaGTGTCGTGATGCAATCGTATATaaagaaattgtcaaaaaataacGTGTGTGCaaggtaaaaatttaattgcatctATTGtctataaaaggaaaaaaaacgtaATACGTAATGGAGTGACGTTAAAAAGTCGAACCCTCTTATTTCCTATTTTTGATCTAAATTTCATGTTAATCGCATCGTTCGTGTAATCGACTCACGTAATCGTTACGTACTTTTCTATTGTTTACCATCAACCATCCTAATTTAAAGCTGAATATTATGGTAATCCACATTGACGGAGTACACGAGAACACATCGTCGAGATTTGCCGCGGCAATTAGAAGATATAGAAGCTacatcaatataatatattttaatatatattattatgtaaaatataatataaaacacattatgaaaatatgtatattgtattatataatcaatGTACAATAATATCTCCTATAATAACCAACCagacacggaaagaacggttttgctaaaatatctaaaaatttagctagatacagatctcaAAATCATTTTGTTGAATCATCAAGATAATAATGTAGGACGGTCTAGTTGATTGTCCAAATCTCTTACAGcacattgctcatcatgcttgaacgcaATTGTTTTActgaatgtaattattttcagttcaGACCCGTACCTAGCTACATTCTCAGATACTGcagcaaaacagtttttctcgTGCTATAGGATGAAAAAAAAGGCAAGTCGACACAATTTGTGGTCACGTACTTGGGGTACAATGATAGTAAGGGAGAACGTGAACATCGGCACAAAGAGTAAACACCTAACGCGAAACGCATGATAGGGCCAGATCCCTATCAAGCTCATGTACGCTCTAGGAACTATATAAAAGTGACTTTGCCAAATGTTCTTTCGCTCGTCCATTTTCACGAACATTTAAGACTACGAACTATCAACGATTCCTTGTGAATACTCGTCACTCGGCAGGCGGCGAGAACAGTTATTATCAATTCCTTGTGTCGCAACATTGCACGATCGTAATTACGACGTTAGTACGCAATTATTCCCCACAACGTATAATTATCGTCACCCCTCACAGTTGCTACTGTGTCGTTCGCGCGATCGCAGTTTTGCGAAGAGTTACAACTAACTATATCTCGCTATAATCAATAGCGCTCTTGCCGTTCGTCGAACAAAGctgataataaattaagttatcAAGTCTGGGAGAATACATTGTTCTTTGACAATTGAGTCGATTATCGCACAAGGAGAATCGTGCATCGCTCTTCTTcggaattataatattcacttTTTTGAgtacgataaaaaaaagttacgaaatttgtattagcataaaatcttatattttctgttaattttgaTTACTAAAATAACTCAATGGTCGCGTAAAGGTATCACGATGATCCACATGCGGACATggtttttagaattttcttaataagCCAGTCTGTGCACGCACGTTGAAACTGTCAATGGAAGGAGCGCAGCATTGTAAAATAGGACATCGATGTTTTCAGTACCTTTGGGAGagtaaaatgacaaaaaaaaaaaaaacgttttgagACTGACGAGCAAAAATACTTGAAAAGCTAATGAATGCTAAAGTTGTTTTATTTACCACGCCGAAACTTTCAATGGACAGAGTTGCCACTTTGCCAACGGTTATTCTGCACGGTGATACAGTTCTAGTCATGATTAGAAGCAAAAGTTTTTTACATCTCTCCGAGGTATAATACCAATTTGACCTGCAACTATGATTCAAAACACGATTAATAATTAGCAATGAAATTGAAAAGCTTGTTGTTTGCAGCTTCTAGTATCGTTTCTATTTCTTCTAGTATCTTTTCTACGACTGAACGAGAACGTTGCAAGAGATTTATGAATAAAGCTCAAAAAAGTTCGATTACTTACATCGATTCGTACGGAGCAAGACTGTAATCTAATAAGAACTGAGCCTGCCAAAATTGGAAGAAAAGATGGGTGAGTTGAGCAACATAGATAGCAAGAGGTGCTACGATATCTTTCGCGTCGTTCAAATTCATCAAAACCTGAAAGGTATTTATCTTCGTGTTAATATTTCTGTATTCAATTGTATCATTATGTAAATAGTTGCCAATGATTTGAAAGAAAAGatcaaaagatataaataaaactttctcgTCAAACGTTAATTCTTTTcgttaagttaaaaattcttCTTATTCGCTGTAGTAATTTGCGTTGTGGATTATTAAACAAAtgcaaaaaacttttcaaatttatgaattaaaatgattaaaaatacaaagaactattaactaatacttatttgattaataatttatcgaaaaggatcaaatatttaataattaataaataacaataatgaaataaaaacgtCGATATAGAACTGACTTGActcaatttttgtaattaacatatttttattcatatcattTATTAACTATACTATTATCATATGTCAGTCttacatttattgtaattttatggTGGTACGATTTAGAAAActtaacagattttataaaaatattgatttaatttttataataaactcaaacatatatacaggatgattattaat
This window harbors:
- the LOC105193344 gene encoding uncharacterized protein LOC105193344 isoform X2, with amino-acid sequence MAEQKDIWQSRYYAIPRLYMTLAGLWPYHPIRDRYLRFVPTFIICSIILIPMLLYVSLAMEDLDDLFECMPTILITIIFSFKLASLMANSEKIKVCLKTIEDDWLSLNDKEKAILQRHTTYGQNLTIFYAVFMVMTGLLYMFKSIVLIMIEDTSNSTKLAVTKLPFRVEYGSTIDQYFYPILVHCYLTVYSHVTATVAADSFYFILIQHACGMFSVVGYMLEHIGEDNDTNFDTKPNKINDNNYKRALYCLRKHLHVIEFAELIESTFTKIFLVSVSLNMIGGSICGIQVLMNLNDAKDIVAPLAIYVAQLTHLFFQFWQAQFLLDYSLAPYESICRSNWYYTSERCKKLLLLIMTRTVSPCRITVGKVATLSIESFGVLLYLLIAAANLDDVFSCTPSMWITIIFSFKLGWLMVNNRKLKTCLKTMEDDWLSLNTDVEKSILQRHTTYGRYITLTYGVFMQGVGILLILKSVVVMLLEDTSDATVSTLVAEAKLPLRVEYGEALDRYLYPMAIHTYLAVFSHISITIAVDSCYIALIRHACGMFAIVGHTLEHIGKDNDGNFDLKPDKVKDDNYNRALDCLRKHLHVIQFAELIESTFTNIFLVSVCLNMIGGSMIGIQVVLNLNDAKDIVEPLAIYIAQLIHLFLQFWPAQFLIDYSVLPYESVCRSNWYYTSGRCRKLLFLIMNRSVLPCRITAGKVVPLTIENFGTWAGY
- the LOC105193344 gene encoding uncharacterized protein LOC105193344 isoform X1; the protein is MAEQKDIWQSRYYAIPRLYMTLAGLWPYHPIRDRYLRFVPTFIICSIILIPMLLYVSLAMEDLDDLFECMPTILITIIFSFKLASLMANSEKIKVCLKTIEDDWLSLNDKEKAILQRHTTYGQNLTIFYAVFMVMTGLLYMFKSIVLIMIEDTSNSTKLAVTKLPFRVEYGSTIDQYFYPILVHCYLTVYSHVTATVAADSFYFILIQHACGMFSVVGYMLEHIGEDNDTNFDTKPNKINDNNYKRALYCLRKHLHVIEFAELIESTFTKIFLVSVSLNMIGGSICGIQVLMNLNDAKDIVAPLAIYVAQLTHLFFQFWQAQFLLDYSLAPYESICRSNWYYTSERCKKLLLLIMTRTVSPCRITVGKVATLSIESFGVLLYLLIAAANLDDVFSCTPSMWITIIFSFKLGWLMVNNRKLKTCLKTMEDDWLSLNTDVEKSILQRHTTYGRYITLTYGVFMQGVGILLILKSVVVMLLEDTSDATVSTLVAEAKLPLRVEYGEALDRYLYPMAIHTYLAVFSHISITIAVDSCYIALIRHACGMFAIVGHTLEHIGKDNDGNFDLKPDKVKDDNYNRALDCLRKHLHVIQFAELIESTFTNIFLVSVCLNMIGGSMIGIQVVLNLNDAKDIVEPLAIYIAQLIHLFLQFWPAQFLIDYSVLPYESVCRSNWYYTSGRCRKLLFLIMNRSVLPCRITAGKVVPLTIENFGTVLKTMMSYFTMMRSFNS
- the LOC105193344 gene encoding uncharacterized protein LOC105193344 isoform X6, translating into MVMTGLLYMFKSIVLIMIEDTSNSTKLAVTKLPFRVEYGSTIDQYFYPILVHCYLTVYSHVTATVAADSFYFILIQHACGMFSVVGYMLEHIGEDNDTNFDTKPNKINDNNYKRALYCLRKHLHVIEFAELIESTFTKIFLVSVSLNMIGGSICGIQVLMNLNDAKDIVAPLAIYVAQLTHLFFQFWQAQFLLDYSLAPYESICRSNWYYTSERCKKLLLLIMTRTVSPCRITVGKVATLSIESFGVLLYLLIAAANLDDVFSCTPSMWITIIFSFKLGWLMVNNRKLKTCLKTMEDDWLSLNTDVEKSILQRHTTYGRYITLTYGVFMQGVGILLILKSVVVMLLEDTSDATVSTLVAEAKLPLRVEYGEALDRYLYPMAIHTYLAVFSHISITIAVDSCYIALIRHACGMFAIVGHTLEHIGKDNDGNFDLKPDKVKDDNYNRALDCLRKHLHVIQFAELIESTFTNIFLVSVCLNMIGGSMIGIQVVLNLNDAKDIVEPLAIYIAQLIHLFLQFWPAQFLIDYSVLPYESVCRSNWYYTSGRCRKLLFLIMNRSVLPCRITAGKVVPLTIENFGTVLKTMMSYFTMMRSFNS